The following DNA comes from Anopheles coustani chromosome 2, idAnoCousDA_361_x.2, whole genome shotgun sequence.
AATAATGGCAGCATTATACAGTTCCTTTTGCATTTAAGTCTAATGgagaatacaaaataaaaaaaagatattccCTTGATTCaggaattttaaaaaaacagcaaattgTAGTTAGTTTGCTCTGTTTGGTTGCGTTTCAACAGTATCTTGTCTCACATATGAGCACAACCTGATAAGGAGTTAAGATTAATAAAGCTTGCTACAGGTTAAGCCGTTATATAATAAACGCGACAAGGACTATACTATAAGTCAACGCCTGTTGTCCGTAAACCCATTATATGCCTGAAACTAATGAGTAGATGGAGTGCAGCGGTAACTGTAAGGGTGGGTTCCTGAAGACCCATTTCGCTCCTAGACGAAATTATTATCGTTATCTGTCAGCacatacataaaaacaaagaCAACTGTGTGGACACCATCAAGCGTCTCGAGATGGAAGAAGCTTCTAGTGGACGACTCGTTATCGAAAGCGAACCTTAGCATACCGTTATCAGAGTGTATAGGCTTACTTTTCTTGCaagatacatttttttattaagcaAAGTACTTCCCTGTGTTTGATAACATGTTTTATCTGTCatttactttgttttcttgacatgatgataaatatttttttctaaggcGGTACGCTAAGAAAGGCTGATTGTTTCGATAGAGCAGCCAAGATGACGAAGGATGCCCGTTTCATTCGCCCTGGCCTTGTTTGTCCAAcggttgtttcttttccctGCCAGCTGACGAATGCCAATATGCGGTGTGGTGGACGCCGTTCCAGTACGCCCAAACACTGCACCATTATGTGAATTTGGATACAATTTGGGGTGCTTTCTCTGTTGTTGCGCTGTTGGTACGATCAAAACTTTTCTACCGTGATGTGTCTCCGTGCACAGCGAAGGCTTCTTCGCTTTCTCGGAATTATAATAACACACCATTGttgttgagtgtggttggCGGGTCATTGTAACCAAATAAATGGTGGCCCGCGCAATGATAATTGTTTGCCGggtttcgatttcattttcGCGTTTCGTGTTGGTGGTCACTTTCTCGGGCGCCCGAGTGTTGGCGAAATATGATTGTTTCCTGCCAATCATTTCATATTCCTTGTGAGGCACCGTTCCAGACAGCGGATCTGGGAGCTTCATCGGTCGTTCAATGGCAAACCCATTCCTGTTGAGCATGTACACCAATCAAGAAACCGTTGTTCCCGGGGCCGTTAAGTAACTAAGAACATCCCGCAGGGAGGCAAACAAGTAGTGGCACATAGAGCGGTCTGGGAAACGTGTAATTTTCTACGATAAATCATCTGCACACTGGGACCATATGGGGGGGTGGGTAAAGGATAGTGCGCTGACGATGAATACTGCTTTCGGACACGGCAGCTTATATAAGAGCATTTGTCTGGGGACTCGCCATTTGACGAGACGGGTGGACTTTCTCTAACGAATTCCCCGTCATCGTACCAACCGACACGCCACGAAATATGGTCCCCACCACACGCGCGATTATCAAACAAATCTTTACGATGGATTGACTCATCGCCAGGCCATTATCAGCGTAAGTTTCCTCGTTATCGGgaccattattttatttttcgcaatTGATGGCATTACCCGGCACAGGATGTGAGATTCTGTTTAGCatcgacacaaaaaaaaacacatacacttgCTGACGACATTAAAACATTCCTGGTGGAAATCATTCCATCGCCAGCCAATCACGGGACACTGTTTACTTCGTTCCGTACCTCGCACATATGATCGCGTGATGGCGCACCGAAACCTCGCTCCGTGATTGACAAAATGATAGGAAAATCAGTACactttgagtttttttttccaaccagcAGCGAACTAGAGATTAGCTGTACTCACGAACGGAACATTTCTATCACTCATCGCTGGTGGTTTTTGCACACACTTACGACCTGATACTTCTATCCCTTTTTCGATGCTTTTTAGAAAATTCCCTTGCAAATACAAAAACACTGCAATTACGCACCTTTACACCACGTTGTTTCGATTCATCTACCACACGGCAGCCAGATGATAGGCATGATGCAGGCTTTATTTCTCGGAAATGTTTGCAATACGCGAATGAAGTTGATTCTACGACTTGCAATCTGTGTCTAatctagtgttggcagaatcgggattcggaagattcgaagactcgatccctagacggattccaaagattcgaatcccatttgacggattctaaagatttgattcgttaggattcgaatcagatttgatttgtttgggacttgattagattcgattctgacttgatcctaaactatttgaatcgactcatatcgaacgctgggtagaatgGTTTAATGGACatacaaagaaatacagtaaAATTTCGATTATCCGAGTTgttctacccaaccaaacccattaAGCCAACGGAGTGACAATGGTTCAAACCAGGACCAGAACATTTTTACCGGATTCTGAATAAAGCTATCACTCAAAATTGATAATCTTCTTAAAGCTGGATTTaaacgttacatattaatctgtgcagatgtttgacgtctacagcttttccttagctctttccaacatccctcgagatattcgggatatctggagggatgtttgacagacgatgggtacgagagaacaaaggaaatctgtagacgtcaaagatctgcacagattaatatgtaacgtttAAATCCAGCTTAAGACAGTGTTGTGTACAAAAACAGTGTTATGTTGTGATTTGATGGGGATTCAGACTAGGATAAACAATTCCCAGATCGACATTGATCATCTCGATGTCGCGACTGTTTCTTGGCTTGGGAATCGGATTTGGGGATTCgatttacccaccactaggaACGAAGCTGACAACGAGCCACGGTTACTAAATCTAAGATATTATCCGTTGGAAAATGCAATATTACAAACTTCGGTTCGATTGGGAATAACGGCAGTCAAGAGAAGGCAGAGAACAGGAAACAATTATTCAGAAggggttttaaaataatgaaataaataaataaataaacggtaTTTGCTGGGACAGggcaaatgaaacatttcacgtCGTCATCAAGGTTACTTGAAGCAAGCTGCTTAGTTCCAGTATCCTTGATTTGTTGCAGAGCTACCAACTTGACggcattaaatttaattttaagtcCTTCCGTTTGCGACTTTcgattggaaaacttttattaTCCAATTGGAATTTAGTTCTGAGCTTACTAAAAGGTTTCGTGTGCATATTAtaaaagtttttgaaaacattaacttaatgaaacaaaacgaacgaaggATACTTGTTCCTATTTTTGAAACTGATTTTTAGAATTACCACAGTCGTattcataatttttcaatgGCATCAACGTAAAcgaaatgttttcattatgAACATAGGCTAGAGtagcaataaattaaaaaataatcatttatttttgaatatttgttaGTTCACCTGTTGACCACCTACCCTGTAACTTGAAGAAATTTTTAGTATTAACCCAATTTTTCAATACGTTCGAAATTCAAGAAAGATAAATCACTCTCGAGGTAGTggtgagaaaaaaatcacaaatgggattcaaatcATTCGATTCCAATCCAGTCTGATGTTCGAATCTCTAAATCCGAATCTCAATCCGTTAAACTAAAGATGCACGTCGTATAAGAAAACTATTTCTATCATTTTGCAATaaattgtatgtttttaaGAAAACAAGCTATCCAAACGAACCTAATCTGACTTAAATCCCAAATGAATTAATTCTTATTTGAATCCTTCAAATGGAATCCAATCCCTCAGAATCCGTCAAGGGTTCGAGTCtttgaatcttccgaatcccgattctgccaacactagcgAGCCGCCATTTGCAATGTGCCATTTCTGTCCAGGCGGTGAATCAGTGTAGAACGACGCGTAATTGTTCTCTCTTTAGGTaggaaatttgttaaaaatgtattccTTTTCagtataattttcaattacatttGTGCACATAAGCGATTGCTAacggtttgttgtgttttggcTATGAATCAAGGTGTTGTAATCCTCGAAAacgttaaatgaaaaatgcatAGTGGCGCTCCGCACCGCATGCTTTTCAAAATGGCGGAAGCCAACGCCGGCTAGCTTCGTTGTGGAACAGcgataatgaaaatttataaattgagTTAACGTGTAGATAGAAACGTTAATTAAtctacaattttattttattgcttgaTTAACTGTAGATTGCTAAGTATAAATGGTTGTTAATTCACATATAGTCCCTAATTTTACAATATCTGTGCTTCCGGAAGTCACTTAcgcgtttcttctttttcttttcgtttttgcagCTGCTCCAAAGCGATTGTCGTTCTACTAAACCCATTAAAATGGCTGATAACGAAGACCTTTTAGATTACGAGGAGGAGGACCAGACCGAGCAGGTTGTGGCAGAAACTACGGAACAGCCGAAGAAGGATGTGAAGGGTACCTACGTATCGATTCACAGCTCCGGTTTCCGTGATTTCCTGCTGAAGCCCGAAATTTTGCGCGCCATTGTTGACTGTGGTTTTGAGCATCCTTCAGAAGGTAAGTTACCCGATAGTAAATAGTGACTTTTttcaggtttttatttaattattctttGTGATGAAATGCACGTCATTAtttagtagatagggacatcTGATACAAATGTATGATTGATATGTGCTCATGAGAACTGACAAAGCCAAACATAGCATTCGCCGTGTGGTTGAAAACCATCCAGTACGATCATGTAAATAATTATTTGCCCTGCCTCTTCTTTATTTCAGTACAACACGAATGTATTCCGCAGGCCGTGCTTGGCATGGACATTCTGTGCCAGGCCAAGTCCGGTATGGGAAAGACGGCAGTGTTTGTGCTGGCGACCCTGCAGCAGCTAGAGCCGACCGAGAACGTCCCGTACGTGTTGGTGATGTGTCACACGCGCGAGCTCGCCTTCCAGATCAGCAAGGAGTACGAGCGGTTCTGCAAGTACATGCCAACGATCAAGGTGGCCGTGTTCTTCGGTGGGCTGCCGATCCAGAAGGATGAGGAGGTGCTAAAATCAACTACTCCCCACATCATCGTTGGAACACCCGGACGTGTGCTGGCGTTGATCCGCAACAAGAAGCTAAACCTGAAGAACTTGAAGCATTTCATTCTGGACGAGTGCGACAAAATGCTCGAGCAGTTGGGTAAGTTGAAAATATCAATTGAACAGTGCAGAACGTAGTAAACCTATCAATTATGATGAAACAGATCCATTTAAGTAGATAGGGACATCCGAGTCATGGCTAGTGAGCGATATAATATCACAAACTGAAGTTTAAAGGACAAACAAACCATTTTAACTGCAGAGCACAAATATCTATAGCACTTTGTTTTCATTCTCATTACAGATATGCGTCGCGATGTCCAGGAGATTTTCCGTAACACACCCCACGGAAAGCAAGTGATGATGTTCTCCGCCACACTGAGCAAAGAAATTCGCCCCGTGTGCAAAAAGTTTATGCAAGATGTAAATACCTCCACTAGTTCTACTTCTACTTCCTCTACTACCACTACTAGTCATGTTAATAAGCGAACGGAAAGTTACTGTGTcgatgggaaaagtttgccgaaatgTTGTCAGTTACGGTCGGCGCCATTACCGCCGCTGACGACCGCTCCGCCAGACGCATGGATCCGGTGGACAGCCGCACTGAATCCGATAAACCACAAACCAACCGATAAATCTCTGCACTCTCTTTGGCCAACCGCGGCAACTTAAAAGCCAACCCGAACAAAACGCTATTTGAACTAAAAGGAGAATTCAGAGTTCTCTCTGAACTTCGTGCCCTTGACCGCTGATAGGCGGTTTCATCCTCGCGTGGGAAACCAAACCACGCGACCGCGTTAAAACAACGTTGACAAGAAGGAGAACCTGGTAAGCGAACGAGAATGACTCCTTTACGTTGGACCGCGGATAATGCTGGAGTTCCTGGTTGAAAACGGATTTGTTTCATCCCCCGTTTGAATGGAGGAAATCGACGTCGCCTGCTGCAATGGTGTTTAAAATCGAAACCCTGTAAAACTCAAACAACCCGCATAATATCAAGTTCCAATTTTCCTTTGCTAAATCCAAACTACCCGAGCAAACATGAACAAAATAACTTATAAAACCGACATCAAAGCAACTTGTGCGCACGGGTTATTCCTGCCTTCGCCAGTTCCTGGAATATCTTCGGTTGAGGGAGACAGATAAATCTGAAACAGTGCCATCCCTCGTCATTGACACATCAAGAAGAAGAGGGGGTGTGCTTATGCTCGAGCTCGTCTATTTACATATGGCTTGATCGCTAAAATGAGCCATAGATAAGCTGTCTGAAACGTAAtagaaaaaatgcaaaagctGACAGAAATCGTTACCAACACTGGGCAGCTTCTTCACGCCGGCGTGAACCTTAAGCAAGCGGGAAAAGCAAATCGAAATAATCACCGTTGTTCCGTTCCGATGGCACTGAGCGATATGAGGATGATGCCGCCGTTGTGGGCGCCACGCCAGCCAGACATAGATGATTTTGGCGGAGAGCAGTTCCGATGCTTCTTCCATCCAACCGAGAACCCTGAGGAGGAGCCGTATGTAGCAATACCTGTAGTAATTACCTAATACCATAAGCAATTCATATCGTTTCAGTCGTAGGAAAAATACCATGGCTTTGGAGTGAAGTGTGTCATCTTCTTTTCCAACGGAAATAGTGGAACGTTCTCAGGCCGGTTTTATTCGCTGGGAACGTCTCTCTTCATTTGTGAAACCTGGTGAAACCTATGGCATCTTGATCTGGTAGACGGGAAATCTCACGCAAACTTGAACATGTTTCAGCTCGCTTTGGCTAAACTTTCCCCACGATATACGTTAAAACTTTACCGAAATCCGTGCAGCTAGCAAACAAGTAAACGCCCTTTTGTGATTTAGACACAGTTCCATACCAAATTCCAATCTGCTACTTCTTTGATctggtattttaattttgaattttaaaacaagcaTGTGTCTTAAAtcacaaaatcgtttttcgctGACACAGAACTTTCTACACGGAACAAAGAACTAATGTTCTTTCACTAGAGGCGACATTTGTGCTGTAATAAGAAATAGTGGCAGATGTGCGAATTATCCTAACCCAAAATTGCAtccatcatttttcttttctttccatttctcaATCACAAAACTATAGCCAATGGAAGTGTACGTTGACGACGAAACCAAACTTACGCTACACGGTCTTCAGCAGCATTACGTGAAactgaaggaaaacgaaaagaacaaGAAGCTGTTCGAGTTGCTTGATGTGCTCGAGTTCAACCAGGTAAATTGTCTCTTCTGAAGAGCCCACCGCTAATACTATTGCAGTGTGTTTCATCGAAATGTTACGctctttcttttccgttcgatAAGGTTGTCATTTTCGTGAAGTCTGTCCAACGCTGTATGGCCCTTGCGCAGCTTCTAACCGAGCAAAATTTCCCGGCCATCGGTATCCACCGTGGCATGGTCCAGGAGGAGCGCCTCTCGCGGTACCAGCAGTTCAAGGATTTCCAGAAACGTATCCTCGTCGCCACCAACCTGTTCGGACGAGGCATGGACATTGAGCGTGTGAACATCGTGTTCAACTACGATATGCCCGAAGATTCTGATACCTATCTGCACCGTGTGGCTCGTGCCGGTCGTTTCGGTACCAAGGGTCTGGCCATCACTTTCATCTCGGACGAGGCGGATGCCAAGATTCTGAATGACGTGCAGGACCGGTTCGATGTGAACATCAACGAGCTACCTGACGAAATCGATCTCTCCTCTTACAGTAAGTAATGAGAAAATAACGCATCTTTGCGAAAGATAATAATTTGAGATTTTTCCTTTACTCTTTCCAGTCGAAGGACGATAAGAAGGGTAATATCTTCATACTGTGTGAAAGTCCACATCATTTTTTGTAAGCAATTAATCGGTGCGATGCAGTAAGTGTTTTTCAAATAGAAGTTTAGATTTTCTTTTGAGAGTACTTCTCCATTCCATAAAGTCTTGGAAATGTATCAACCTCTCCCTTCTTCCTGTGTATGTTCAAAGCCTAATTCAATGGAATATTGTTTCTACTACTGTTGCATTTAGTACGGTGGCCACAAGCAACATGAATAATCTGCTGCGTCTTTTgctcttttcttttaaaaacagtGTATTCAATAAGTTGTAGTGTATTGGGAGTTGCTTATAATTGCGATTATAAAAACAGCGCAATTAAACCTTTATCACGTACGTGTAGCTTCACAAGAGAGTTTGAATATGATTTGCTCGTCCGTAAATGCGGAAAAGGTAGAAGAACTTCTCTCCGATCGCACGCACCTGTTGCGTGCTCAATCGTAAGTTAGGTGAAAAAGGAGACACAGCCACCAAAATTCTATTGATGTTCAATAGCAATTGAGTAAGGAagataacaaatattttagtaAGAAATAACTATGtaattttgaataaacaaacacaagtaAATAAAACTTATAATGTATTAAGAGCCCGCCAATAACGTTTGCTATTGCGTTTTTCATCAAACACGTACTCGATTATTGCAAAGAAACAAGGGGTAATAAGGGGTCTTATTAACAAAAAGAGTTAGTTACAAATGTaaggtttttttgttattgttacgAAACTACATTCTTATGATGTGTCCCGACTGTAAATTATAAGTTTAAATATTACATGACACCAACTCCCTTCACTGAGTACCAGTTCTTTCGATAAATCGGTAGAAACTACATAATGTTTTCTGTCAAAAACCCACCAccaaataattttttatttttatctaaaaTCAGTCCTGTTCCGGGTTACAATTTTCTTCCCTGTATTTTTTCCTAACTTTTGCCATTTTTATGtcatattttctttaaaaatctttttttttcgttacaatgaaatcaaacaaaaactcaaCTGAAAACGACTGTAAATCGCATTTTGATATAAGTGTCCGAACAAGGTATACCATCTGTCTGCGtagttttgtttaaagctTGCCCTTCGGTTTTTCGCCAAAGTGTACGAGCACCTCGTACATTTCCTTCAGAGCCTCCCGTAGGCTCACGCGGAACCTCGCGACATCCGTCTCCGGGTTCGACCGGAATGCCGAAAGTCCGAACCACATATCGTCCTCCTTCGGGTTGTAGCAGCATCCATACCCGTCCTGCGTCAGCGGTCCGTAGCACATGAACGCATCGTACCGTGAGGCCACCTGGCTGGTGGACAACCGCATGTGTGCACTACGCTGCAATCCCTTATCCGAGTACAGTTCCGGCAGCTGAATTCCGTTCTCTTTCGCGATCAATTTAAGTCCCAGTAGATGACGATCGACTCCCTGACCCTGGATGGCCATTGAAACGTACGCCTTGTGGGCGTTGATGGCTGCCTTCATCGCTTCCACCTTCGCACGTCCATCCCGACCCGCCTCCAGCATCGCCCGGGCGAATGCGATCGATTCAACGGAGCACGAGCGGATAGTTTCCGTACGCCCGTGTAGATACATGCGCGTTTGGGCCGATTCATAGTGCGCTCCGGGGACACGGTGCAGCCGATAGAACGCGTACTGGATCGCCATCTGGATGTAGCTGTCCGGGCTCATGCGTTGCGTCTTGATGAATCCCTTTCCGTAGTCGGTGAAATGTAGGTAGTCCATCTGGATGTCGGCGGCAAGTTTATCCACGAAACCGGATGCTTCATCAACGGCGCTGCGTACTTCCGGGGTCACGTTGAACGGAAGCTCCACCGAAGCTGCCTTCAACTCCGGTTGATCGACGGCATTCAGATGTTTACCTCCGTTAACGTACTCGATCAGAAAGTCCGTCATTACCGCGATCGGTTGCCCCTCGGCCGGAGAGTGTTCGTACGTAAGGCCATTGATACCGTTCGGGGCTACGACCAGCTGAATCGTTTTATCGTACCATCGGTTACCTCCGTTAACCGCGGATCCGCCTCCGTGGATCAGAAGATCGCTGGCCGTGACGATATCATCATTGCCCGCCTTCTGCGGGATCTCGCGATCGATCGAGAGGACAAACAGTGCCTTTTGGATCGTCTCCACCGAGCTACGGTTGGTCGGATCAGCCACAAGCACTTCGTACGCTTTGGCCCAACTGTCTCGATGGTTTGCGGTGAGAATTCCGATCGGTTCCAGGCGCTGCCTGGCATTTTCTTTACCGGCAATCTTCTTCAGTTCGGCAAGGATTTGGGCTTCACTCGCAAGGCCACCGGACGGGCCAAACACGTTTAGCTGATAGTATCGATTATTGCACGCCACGACGATGTGCTTCGAGCGTGGATTAAACTGTACCGAATCCCGCTCCCGGCCCGGGATACGACATGTGCCGAAAATCTTCTCATACTGCGACATATCGAGCGGTATCTTGCCCATCGCTTCCGGTTTGATTTTGCCCCCATCGATGAGCATTTTGTACGCCagggcagcggaaacgatctTTGCCGCGTACGCCAACTGTTCGTCCAGCGAACGGTAGGCAGCCCGGGGAAATACGAGTCCCGGGCTAGAGTAGACGATAACCGGATCGCGATACTCCATGTACGCACTACGAAGCCACCAATCGGCTAGCCAGTTATCCTTCTTCGCAGCCCGCTGTTCGAGTAACTCCTGCAGCTTCTGACCGATCGCTCCGGGTTGGGCAAACTGCTCGGTGGCTCGTTTCGTTCCGGCGAGGGTGTCCGCGTCCACATGCGGTTCAATGGATCGGACCAGCTTCTGCATCGTGTCGGACAGCTTCGGTACGGGCTGGCGTTGCAGGGCTGGTGGGCCCGAAGCCGCAGTTGCCAGTTGTGCGGTTAACATTTTACTTACGGACACACCGGCGGACGACGCTAACACTCTCCCGAGTGGTGATGCTGTGGTTCGTTGTTGAATTATTCGAGTCATGTTCATTTGGATGCGAGATGCGAGCAGGTAGTTGAACTTTGGACTTGAACTTTTCGGGACAAACCAATGACACGGGATGGCAGTGAAGATTGTACAAAATCAACCGATAAAAACCCGTGCAAGGTTCAACAGCGTAGGCAAATAATTACGAGGCAAATTCTATCGAACACTCTTCACCGGAGGCACGGAAAAAACACTGCCCCGTCTGCACCACGTAAGCAGCGGGCGAATAATAATGCACGCAACACAATCGATCCGTCTGTTTCCGTGTTCCAAACCAGACAGAGCGAGCCTCTAAAACCAGTCCGCCGATTCAGTTAAAAGTCGAAGGAACAcacgaaagtgaaagtaaacTTCCAGGAGCCGCTCAGGAGTAGTGTAGATGCGGGAGTCGAGATATCTCGAACGAGCAATGGCACAACAGGCGTAATTGGAGCACCTAGAATGCAACAGCTGATAAGAGGGCAACCTCAATAAGAAGCTTGTTTTGGTTGAAATCGTGAAACCTTTCTCCCAAAAACCGACACAATcttattatttattgattcGGTAGAAGAAAAGGCTCTaaactatttttataaaaGTGATGTAAGGAGAAGGGAGCTCAAAACAATGTGGATTAAATGTGTTACATTGAATTTGCTACGAAGCAGAGTTTTTCTAAAACCAGTTTTTCacacaaatattaaaaatcagAATCTACATCAGTTCATATTACTTCtaaataatacaaaataatttaatcagaaggaaaagtaaaaaaatcgaattttattttgtaaatacAAAACCTAACGCTTGTTCGCGTCGTTCGAAAGTAATCAAATTTCTGTTCGTGTCGGATGTCAAACCGATTGTGCTGGTGCATTGACCTCCCCTTCCTATTgttttcgactgttttgattatTCTTAAGCAGTCTATCCACTGAAGCaggaaaatttttgaaattattatttcatagCCATTTTGGTTTTGGATGAACGTTAAACTTTTTAGAACCTGTGTTAATCTCAAAGCAccgtatttatttattatggtTTTAGTTGCCAAAGTGATTCGGTTCAGTTGTCGCACAGTGGACAAGGCGCTTTAGTTTGAAAAGTGACAGCACAGGCGATTAATCGTCAGAATCTATTTTCACTTTAGTACGGTAGCATTCTTCCTTCGCAAACAACTTTTACGTTCGTTCTGTGCGGTTTTGTGGTCGTTTTTTGTGCACTTCTGAGGACAACGCCTCGGTGATGAGTCAGAGATAAGCCGAGTCGTTGTGGGAACGCGTAAAATTCTTAGAATCCATTGAAGGAGAGCCCGGAAACGGGGTGTAGCTTGAAGATAACTCAGCACAGTGCAGCAGCATAGATGTTGCCGAAACACAGCAAAATGCCAGCGATAAAGGATAGCCATATCGTGAAGATTGCGGTCGAGTTCGTGAACGATACGCAGATGTATCCGCAGCTGATCGAGTTCGACCAGCGGCAACCACTGAGCGCAATCATTCAGAACCTGTGCAGTACCTGGGGCATCCTGGACGCGGAGAACTACGCCCTGCAGTTCGATGGCATTACCTACGTCACGGAGAAGAACCGGCACGAGGTGAAGAACGGGACGGTGCTGAAGTTACGCTTTTCGCCCTCGAAAACGACCAACGATATTTTGGACAAGCTGAAACGCGGCACACACGACGAGAAGGTGGCGGTACTGAAGGAGCTGCAAGTGCTAAGTGCGGACAATACCTTTGCGCTCGAGTTCATCAAGGAGCAGGGTTTGAGTTTGATCATCGATCTGATTGAGGAGTCGAAGAGTGAGGATCGCCTCCTGGAGTACGCCCTGTGCTCTTTCGTACAGCTGATGGAGCACGGAACAATTTCGTGGGATATTTTGGAGCATTCGTTCATCATGCACAACGTGGCGTTCATCACCGGGTCGTCGAAGCCGGAAATCATCCAATCTGCACTATCTATATTGGAAAACATTGTGCAAAGCAGCAACAAGTACGCACTGGTTGAGAAGGAAATCACCTTGGAAACGCTTCTGAAGCTCTTGCGCGACGCTGCCCGGACGCAGGTGCAGCAGAACGCAATTGCACTGCTGAATGCGCTGTTCATCAAAGCAGACGATGTGAAGCGTCG
Coding sequences within:
- the LOC131263238 gene encoding ATP-dependent RNA helicase WM6, with the protein product MADNEDLLDYEEEDQTEQVVAETTEQPKKDVKGTYVSIHSSGFRDFLLKPEILRAIVDCGFEHPSEVQHECIPQAVLGMDILCQAKSGMGKTAVFVLATLQQLEPTENVPYVLVMCHTRELAFQISKEYERFCKYMPTIKVAVFFGGLPIQKDEEVLKSTTPHIIVGTPGRVLALIRNKKLNLKNLKHFILDECDKMLEQLDMRRDVQEIFRNTPHGKQVMMFSATLSKEIRPVCKKFMQDPMEVYVDDETKLTLHGLQQHYVKLKENEKNKKLFELLDVLEFNQVVIFVKSVQRCMALAQLLTEQNFPAIGIHRGMVQEERLSRYQQFKDFQKRILVATNLFGRGMDIERVNIVFNYDMPEDSDTYLHRVARAGRFGTKGLAITFISDEADAKILNDVQDRFDVNINELPDEIDLSSYIEGR
- the LOC131262209 gene encoding carnitine O-acetyltransferase, with translation MNMTRIIQQRTTASPLGRVLASSAGVSVSKMLTAQLATAASGPPALQRQPVPKLSDTMQKLVRSIEPHVDADTLAGTKRATEQFAQPGAIGQKLQELLEQRAAKKDNWLADWWLRSAYMEYRDPVIVYSSPGLVFPRAAYRSLDEQLAYAAKIVSAALAYKMLIDGGKIKPEAMGKIPLDMSQYEKIFGTCRIPGRERDSVQFNPRSKHIVVACNNRYYQLNVFGPSGGLASEAQILAELKKIAGKENARQRLEPIGILTANHRDSWAKAYEVLVADPTNRSSVETIQKALFVLSIDREIPQKAGNDDIVTASDLLIHGGGSAVNGGNRWYDKTIQLVVAPNGINGLTYEHSPAEGQPIAVMTDFLIEYVNGGKHLNAVDQPELKAASVELPFNVTPEVRSAVDEASGFVDKLAADIQMDYLHFTDYGKGFIKTQRMSPDSYIQMAIQYAFYRLHRVPGAHYESAQTRMYLHGRTETIRSCSVESIAFARAMLEAGRDGRAKVEAMKAAINAHKAYVSMAIQGQGVDRHLLGLKLIAKENGIQLPELYSDKGLQRSAHMRLSTSQVASRYDAFMCYGPLTQDGYGCCYNPKEDDMWFGLSAFRSNPETDVARFRVSLREALKEMYEVLVHFGEKPKGKL